A section of the Salmo salar chromosome ssa05, Ssal_v3.1, whole genome shotgun sequence genome encodes:
- the stx3b gene encoding syntaxin 3b isoform X3: MKDRLEQLKATCDNDDEEVEIAIDNAAFMDEFFSQIEDIRNSIDKIDENVSEVKKLYSVILSAPTSDQKTQDDLEAVTNDIKKMANNARNKLKTIERNLESEEEERISADMRIRKSQHAVLSRKFVDVMTKYNEAQLDFRERSKGRIQRQLEITGKATTDEELEEMLEGGNSAVFTSGIMDSGISKQALSEIEARHKDIVRLESSIKELHDMFVDIAMLVESQGGMIERIESNMDQSVGFVERAVADTKKAAKFQQEARRKTIIIAVVCAVLAVLILAIILSQTVG; encoded by the exons ACATGCGACAATGACGATGAGGAAGTGGAAATTGCAATTGACAATGCAGCTTTTATGGATGAGTTCTTTTCTCAG ATCGAGGACATCAGGAACAGTATTGATAAGATTGATGAGAATGTCTCTGAAGTCAAGAAGCTCTACTCAGTCATACTGTCTGCCCCCACATCAGACCAGA AAACGCAGGATGACTTGGAGGCTGTCACCAACGACATCAAGAAGATGGCTAACAACGCCCGCAACAAACTCAAAA CCATCGAGAGGAATCtggagtctgaggaagaggagaggatttCAGCCGACATGCGGATACGCAAATCACAG CATGCAGTGCTGTCCAGGAAGTTTGTGGACGTGATGACCAAGTACAACGAGGCACAGCTGGACTTCAGGGAGAGGAGTAAAGGACGCATCCAGAGACAGCTAGAGATCA CTGGCAAAGCTACGACAGACGAGGAGCTTGAAGAGATGTTAGAGGGTGGAAACTCGGCCGTTTTCACTTCAGGG ATCATGGACTCTGGGATCTCGAAGCAGGCTCTCAGTGAGATCGAGGCGCGACACAAAGACATTGTGCGTCTGGAGAGCAGCATCAAAGAGCTACATGACATGTTCGTAGACATCGCCATGCTAGTGGAGAGCCAG GGCGGAATGATTGAAAGGATTGAGAGCAACATGGACCAATCGGTGGGCTTCGTGGAGCGGGCGGTAGCTGACACTAAGAAAGCCGCCAAGTTTCAGCAGGAGGCCCGTCGT AAGACAATCATTATAGCAGTGGTCTGTGCTGTGCTCGCTGTCCTCATCCTCGCCATCATCCTATCACAGACAGTGGGGTAA
- the stx3b gene encoding syntaxin 3b isoform X2, whose protein sequence is MKDRLEQLKATCDNDDEEVEIAIDNAAFMDEFFSQIEDIRNSIDKIDENVSEVKKLYSVILSAPTSDQKTQDDLEAVTNDIKKMANNARNKLKTIERNLESEEEERISADMRIRKSQHAVLSRKFVDVMTKYNEAQLDFRERSKGRIQRQLEITGKATTDEELEEMLEGGNSAVFTSGIMDSGISKQALSEIEARHKDIVRLESSIKELHDMFVDIAMLVESQGDIVNNIEAQVCKAQDHIAVAKTETKKAIRYQSKARKKTIIIAVVCAVLAVLILAIILSQTVG, encoded by the exons ACATGCGACAATGACGATGAGGAAGTGGAAATTGCAATTGACAATGCAGCTTTTATGGATGAGTTCTTTTCTCAG ATCGAGGACATCAGGAACAGTATTGATAAGATTGATGAGAATGTCTCTGAAGTCAAGAAGCTCTACTCAGTCATACTGTCTGCCCCCACATCAGACCAGA AAACGCAGGATGACTTGGAGGCTGTCACCAACGACATCAAGAAGATGGCTAACAACGCCCGCAACAAACTCAAAA CCATCGAGAGGAATCtggagtctgaggaagaggagaggatttCAGCCGACATGCGGATACGCAAATCACAG CATGCAGTGCTGTCCAGGAAGTTTGTGGACGTGATGACCAAGTACAACGAGGCACAGCTGGACTTCAGGGAGAGGAGTAAAGGACGCATCCAGAGACAGCTAGAGATCA CTGGCAAAGCTACGACAGACGAGGAGCTTGAAGAGATGTTAGAGGGTGGAAACTCGGCCGTTTTCACTTCAGGG ATCATGGACTCTGGGATCTCGAAGCAGGCTCTCAGTGAGATCGAGGCGCGACACAAAGACATTGTGCGTCTGGAGAGCAGCATCAAAGAGCTACATGACATGTTCGTAGACATCGCCATGCTAGTGGAGAGCCAG GGTGACATTGTAAACAATATAGAAGCTCAAGTTTGTAAAGCGCAGGACCACATAGCAGTGGCTAAGACTGAGACCAAAAAAGCCATCAGGTACCAGAGCAAAGCACGCAAG AAGACAATCATTATAGCAGTGGTCTGTGCTGTGCTCGCTGTCCTCATCCTCGCCATCATCCTATCACAGACAGTGGGGTAA
- the stx3b gene encoding syntaxin 3b isoform X5 yields the protein MDEFFSQIEDIRNSIDKIDENVSEVKKLYSVILSAPTSDQKTQDDLEAVTNDIKKMANNARNKLKTIERNLESEEEERISADMRIRKSQHAVLSRKFVDVMTKYNEAQLDFRERSKGRIQRQLEITGKATTDEELEEMLEGGNSAVFTSGIMDSGISKQALSEIEARHKDIVRLESSIKELHDMFVDIAMLVESQGDIVNNIEAQVCKAQDHIAVAKTETKKAIRYQSKARKKTVIIVAVLIIVLAIVALIIGLSVGLKK from the exons ATGGATGAGTTCTTTTCTCAG ATCGAGGACATCAGGAACAGTATTGATAAGATTGATGAGAATGTCTCTGAAGTCAAGAAGCTCTACTCAGTCATACTGTCTGCCCCCACATCAGACCAGA AAACGCAGGATGACTTGGAGGCTGTCACCAACGACATCAAGAAGATGGCTAACAACGCCCGCAACAAACTCAAAA CCATCGAGAGGAATCtggagtctgaggaagaggagaggatttCAGCCGACATGCGGATACGCAAATCACAG CATGCAGTGCTGTCCAGGAAGTTTGTGGACGTGATGACCAAGTACAACGAGGCACAGCTGGACTTCAGGGAGAGGAGTAAAGGACGCATCCAGAGACAGCTAGAGATCA CTGGCAAAGCTACGACAGACGAGGAGCTTGAAGAGATGTTAGAGGGTGGAAACTCGGCCGTTTTCACTTCAGGG ATCATGGACTCTGGGATCTCGAAGCAGGCTCTCAGTGAGATCGAGGCGCGACACAAAGACATTGTGCGTCTGGAGAGCAGCATCAAAGAGCTACATGACATGTTCGTAGACATCGCCATGCTAGTGGAGAGCCAG GGTGACATTGTAAACAATATAGAAGCTCAAGTTTGTAAAGCGCAGGACCACATAGCAGTGGCTAAGACTGAGACCAAAAAAGCCATCAGGTACCAGAGCAAAGCACGCAAG AAAACGGTGATAATAGTGGCAGTTCTGATTATCGTGCTTGCCATAGTGGCTCTGATTATTGGGTTGTCGGTGGGATTGAAGAAATGA
- the stx3b gene encoding syntaxin 3b isoform X1, giving the protein MKDRLEQLKATCDNDDEEVEIAIDNAAFMDEFFSQIEDIRNSIDKIDENVSEVKKLYSVILSAPTSDQKTQDDLEAVTNDIKKMANNARNKLKTIERNLESEEEERISADMRIRKSQHAVLSRKFVDVMTKYNEAQLDFRERSKGRIQRQLEITGKATTDEELEEMLEGGNSAVFTSGIMDSGISKQALSEIEARHKDIVRLESSIKELHDMFVDIAMLVESQGDIVNNIEAQVCKAQDHIAVAKTETKKAIRYQSKARKKTVIIVAVLIIVLAIVALIIGLSVGLKK; this is encoded by the exons ACATGCGACAATGACGATGAGGAAGTGGAAATTGCAATTGACAATGCAGCTTTTATGGATGAGTTCTTTTCTCAG ATCGAGGACATCAGGAACAGTATTGATAAGATTGATGAGAATGTCTCTGAAGTCAAGAAGCTCTACTCAGTCATACTGTCTGCCCCCACATCAGACCAGA AAACGCAGGATGACTTGGAGGCTGTCACCAACGACATCAAGAAGATGGCTAACAACGCCCGCAACAAACTCAAAA CCATCGAGAGGAATCtggagtctgaggaagaggagaggatttCAGCCGACATGCGGATACGCAAATCACAG CATGCAGTGCTGTCCAGGAAGTTTGTGGACGTGATGACCAAGTACAACGAGGCACAGCTGGACTTCAGGGAGAGGAGTAAAGGACGCATCCAGAGACAGCTAGAGATCA CTGGCAAAGCTACGACAGACGAGGAGCTTGAAGAGATGTTAGAGGGTGGAAACTCGGCCGTTTTCACTTCAGGG ATCATGGACTCTGGGATCTCGAAGCAGGCTCTCAGTGAGATCGAGGCGCGACACAAAGACATTGTGCGTCTGGAGAGCAGCATCAAAGAGCTACATGACATGTTCGTAGACATCGCCATGCTAGTGGAGAGCCAG GGTGACATTGTAAACAATATAGAAGCTCAAGTTTGTAAAGCGCAGGACCACATAGCAGTGGCTAAGACTGAGACCAAAAAAGCCATCAGGTACCAGAGCAAAGCACGCAAG AAAACGGTGATAATAGTGGCAGTTCTGATTATCGTGCTTGCCATAGTGGCTCTGATTATTGGGTTGTCGGTGGGATTGAAGAAATGA
- the stx3b gene encoding syntaxin 3b isoform X4 yields MKDRLEQLKATCDNDDEEVEIAIDNAAFMDEFFSQIEDIRNSIDKIDENVSEVKKLYSVILSAPTSDQKTQDDLEAVTNDIKKMANNARNKLKTIERNLESEEEERISADMRIRKSQHAVLSRKFVDVMTKYNEAQLDFRERSKGRIQRQLEITGKATTDEELEEMLEGGNSAVFTSGIMDSGISKQALSEIEARHKDIVRLESSIKELHDMFVDIAMLVESQGGMIERIESNMDQSVGFVERAVADTKKAAKFQQEARRKKMMITLCCAIIGIVGFSYLYSFFS; encoded by the exons ACATGCGACAATGACGATGAGGAAGTGGAAATTGCAATTGACAATGCAGCTTTTATGGATGAGTTCTTTTCTCAG ATCGAGGACATCAGGAACAGTATTGATAAGATTGATGAGAATGTCTCTGAAGTCAAGAAGCTCTACTCAGTCATACTGTCTGCCCCCACATCAGACCAGA AAACGCAGGATGACTTGGAGGCTGTCACCAACGACATCAAGAAGATGGCTAACAACGCCCGCAACAAACTCAAAA CCATCGAGAGGAATCtggagtctgaggaagaggagaggatttCAGCCGACATGCGGATACGCAAATCACAG CATGCAGTGCTGTCCAGGAAGTTTGTGGACGTGATGACCAAGTACAACGAGGCACAGCTGGACTTCAGGGAGAGGAGTAAAGGACGCATCCAGAGACAGCTAGAGATCA CTGGCAAAGCTACGACAGACGAGGAGCTTGAAGAGATGTTAGAGGGTGGAAACTCGGCCGTTTTCACTTCAGGG ATCATGGACTCTGGGATCTCGAAGCAGGCTCTCAGTGAGATCGAGGCGCGACACAAAGACATTGTGCGTCTGGAGAGCAGCATCAAAGAGCTACATGACATGTTCGTAGACATCGCCATGCTAGTGGAGAGCCAG GGCGGAATGATTGAAAGGATTGAGAGCAACATGGACCAATCGGTGGGCTTCGTGGAGCGGGCGGTAGCTGACACTAAGAAAGCCGCCAAGTTTCAGCAGGAGGCCCGTCGT AAGAAGATGATGATCACATTGTGCTGTGCCATTATCGGGATCGTTGGGTTTTCCTATTTGTATAGTTTCTTCTCATAG